A genomic window from Pseudomonas cavernicola includes:
- a CDS encoding class II aldolase/adducin family protein, with the protein MPIANIKDQVSAAEWQARVDLAACYRLVAMHGWDDLIFTHISAKVPGTEDFLINPFGLMFHEITASSLVKVDLTGVKLMDSPYEINPAGYTIHSAVHEVRHDVACVLHTHTAAGIAVSAQKQGLLPLSQQSLFVLSSLSYHGYEGVALNHEEKARLQADLGESNFMILPNHGLMTCSSSIADAFLMMFTLQRACEVQVMAQSGGAELIHIPQPILAGAKAMIAGVMRSALGMGGQLAWPALLRKLDQQNPGYAA; encoded by the coding sequence CTGCCCATCGCTAACATCAAAGATCAGGTCTCTGCCGCTGAGTGGCAGGCCCGTGTCGATCTCGCCGCCTGCTATCGCCTGGTGGCCATGCACGGTTGGGATGATCTGATCTTCACCCACATCTCCGCCAAGGTGCCGGGCACCGAAGACTTCCTGATCAACCCTTTCGGTCTGATGTTCCACGAGATCACCGCCTCCAGCCTGGTTAAGGTCGATCTCACCGGCGTCAAGTTGATGGACAGTCCCTATGAGATCAACCCGGCCGGTTACACCATCCACAGTGCGGTGCATGAAGTCCGCCATGATGTAGCGTGCGTGCTGCACACTCATACCGCCGCTGGCATAGCCGTCTCGGCACAGAAGCAGGGCTTGTTGCCGCTGTCGCAGCAATCGCTGTTCGTCCTCTCCAGCCTGTCCTATCACGGTTATGAGGGGGTGGCGCTGAACCACGAGGAGAAGGCGCGCTTGCAGGCGGATCTGGGAGAAAGCAATTTTATGATCCTGCCCAACCACGGCCTGATGACCTGCTCGAGCAGCATCGCCGATGCTTTCCTGATGATGTTCACCCTGCAGCGTGCCTGTGAGGTGCAAGTGATGGCGCAGAGTGGCGGCGCCGAGCTGATCCATATTCCGCAGCCGATCCTGGCGGGTGCAAAAGCCATGATCGCCGGGGTGATGCGCAGCGCTCTGGGCATGGGTGGGCAACTGGCCTGGCCGGCGCTGCTGCGCAAACTGGATCAACAGAACCCTGGTTACGCGGCTTGA